The sequence GGAGTATACCTATTTGTAACATGTTAATAGCTTCAAAGTCTTCTATCTCTGTAGGGACATTAATCTTTTCCATTAGTTCCTCAAGCTTAGAAATTAAGATTTGTAAACCTTCTTTACTTCTTTTTAGCCCCGCGTAAGTCCAGAGAAGTTTACTTATCTTTTTCTTTATCTCCCTAGGCTTAGTTTCACCATTAAAGTTAAATGTTTCCGAGATGCTAAACTTACTTGAAATCTCGACCTCATTTATATTTTTATTAATAACATCTGCTATATTTCCACCAAAAACAAGAGCTTCTAGTAAGGAGTTACTGGCAAGCCTATTGGCACCGTGTAGACCACTACTTGTTACCTCTCCACATGCTAAAAGCCTTTGTACATTCGTTTTTCCTTCTATATCCACCGTTATCCCCCCCATTATATAGTGAGCCGCAGGAGCAACGGGTATTGGTTGTGTAGGAATCTTAATACCGTATTGGTGACAAGTCTTATATATAGTAGGAAATCTTTTCGATACCTTCTCTTCTGTTAGATGAGATAAATCTAAAAATAAATACTCACTAACTTCTCTTTCCATCTCTTCAGCCATGGCCCTTGATACTATATCCCTAGGAGCTAACTCTAAAAGTTCATGGTATTTTTCCATAAACCTTTCTTTGCTATTGTTTAATAATATAGCACCTTCACCACGAACAGCTTCAGATATTAGAAAGCGGGGAGCTCCATCTATTGCTAGAGCTGTAGGGTGGAACTGGATGAATTCTAGATCCCTTATATTTACTCCGGCTCTGTATGCCATAGCTATGCCATCCCCTGTGGCCACTTCAGGGTTAGTAGTATTTTTATAAAGTTGGCCTGCTCCACCAGAAGCTAATACCACGTATTTAGCTAATATTAGTTTATATCTATGTCCCACCTTTGTAAGAACACCCCTTGATATATTATCTTGGGTATATATATCTATGGCGAAAGTATCTTCTAAAACCCTTACGTTTTCTAGCTCTAAGACCCTAGCTGTAAGGCTTTCTCGTATTACCCGACCTGTGCCATCTCCACTGGCATGTAGCACCCTTCTACAGCTATGAGCTCCTTCTTGGGTTAAAGCTAGTTCTCCCTCTTTAGTATCAAAGGGAACACCAAATTCCAACAGAGCCTCTATAGCCTCTGGCCCTTTTTCCACCACTTGCTCAACAATTTTTTCATCACATAGCCCGTGGCCTGCGCTTAATGTGTCCTTTTTATGCAGTTCAGTGGAATCATCCTTGCATATTGCAGCGGCTATTCCCCCTTGAGCTTGCTCAGTATTACTGTCTGAAATAGATTCTTTGGCAATAATGGTCACACTTAAATTTTTGTTAAGCCTTAGGGCTGTATACAATCCTGCTAACCCTGCTCCTATTATAATAACGTCTGTAGTTTCCACTTGAATTTCTGCATCTTTAGTATTAATTAAATATCTTGGCATCTCTTGGCACATCCTCCCCGCTTTGGAAGGTATTTATTTAACCTCAAGCATTCTATCAAGCGCTTTTCTAGCCTTTACCCTAACTTCTTCATCTACTGTAATAACAGGCTCTAAAGTTTGTAATGATTCTAATATCTTATCAAGGGTGTTTGCTTTCATATTAGCACATACTAAGTTTTTGCTCGGAAAAATAAATTCCTTTTCTGGAAATTTTTTTTGCAAAGCATGTTTTAAGCCACTTTCAGTCCCAATAATATATTTTTTGGCATCAGATTGTTCTATGTATTTGAACATTCCACTGGTACCTGTTACTTCGTCAGCAACTTCTACCACTTCTTTAGGGCACTCTGGATGTACAACTATTAGACTTTCTGGATGTTCTTCTTTAGCTTTTAATACTTCTTCTTGTAATAATCTGTCATGGGTGTAGCAGTAGCCCGCCCACGGTATAATTGTTTTATCAGTTATCTTTGATAAGTAATCAGCCATGTTTTTATCAGGAACATAGATTATTTCTTTATTAGGTAAGGAGTTTACAACATTTAAGACGTTAGCCGAGGTACAGCATATGTCACATTCTGCCTTTACTTCCGCTGTGGTGTTCACATACCCAACCACTGCCGCATTAGGATATTTCTTCTTTAGCTCTTTTAATCCCTCTGCATCAGCCATATCTGCCATTGGACAGCCAGCCTTGGGCTCTGGTAAAAGAACTTTTTTGTCAGGAGATAAAATAGCTGCACTTTCTGCCATAAAATGTACTCCACAAAAAACAATTACTTCCGCGTCTGTTTCTGCTGCTTGTTGACTTAGTCCGAATGAATCTCCTACAAAGTCTGCAACATCTTGAATTTCTGGTCTTTGGTAATAGTGGGCCAATATTATAGCATTTTTCTCTTCTTTTAACTTTTTTATTTGAGCTTGAATTGCAGTAAAGTCTCTGACTGTCAATTAAAACACTCCTTCAGTTATTTTATAATACAATAATTTTATACCGTTGCATAAATATTGTCAATTTAATGTGCTAAGCAGGGAAAATGTGTTAGCGTATAGAATTATTAAATAAATAATAAGCACTTAAAATGGAGGTTGACTAATGAGTAATATTTTAATAAGTATATATAAAAATCCCGTAGGAAGAACTTTCCTAGGATTAATCTTTGCTTTTTTGTTTGGGATATCAGCCCTGTTTCTTTCGATATTTTATAGCAGTCATTTGGGGGATATGTCTACACCTTATGATATAAAAGAAACTTACAAATTCGATAGTTGGGTTATAAACTATGATTTTCTAACACTAGATTTTCCTCAAGGTGGGTATGTAGTTCCTGGCTATCAAAATGATCGTATATCGTCTGTCTTAATTATAGCCGAAGGAAGAATGAAACTAGATACTTCAGACTCTTTTAAGTTAAACTCAGATTTAACTTTCCCCATGGAAGATACAATCTCAGAAGTTATAATTCCTATACATCATGAAGATTTTGATCGTCTTAAAAAAGATACAATTTTTATTCAAGAGGAAATTAACTATCCAATAGATTATTTGAAAGAAAGGTTCGATTCTGCTTCTGATCTTTTTTTTAGGGGTAATATTTTAGGAGTAGAAAAAATTATTCCTCCTAAACCAAGAACAGTTCTTCTAAAAATTAACTCAGCACAGTTTGGCTATATAAACTATAAAGAAGACAGTATTGTAACCTTAACTTCGGAGACAGTTGGTTATTCCTTTAGTCATCCCATAGGGCATCGAATTTATCCCCCTAAAAATTCTAGTTTAGCTATGGTTATCTATAATTTGCTTTTATCTTTGGCCTTTTTAGGGCTGATTGCTTTTTTAACCACAGATATAGACAATAAGTCTCCTATAAAAACTGGTCATTTAGATTCCTTGTCAACAACCCTACATATGGTAGGATTCTTGGGTTATGTGTATTTAATTAAATGGCTATCTATCACTTATTATTTAGAAAGCGTAATACTGATTATTCTTTATTTACTGCCCGTTTGTTATCTGATTTATTGTATGATTACAGCGAAAGTTTCAATGGATTACTTAGGTATAAAAAAAGAAAAAGTAATTAAGTCTATTATGGTCTCCATAGTAATTTTTTATTTATGGTTTATAACGGCCACTTTTGAGATTTTTCCTACAAGTACTTATGACAGTACCTCCCTGGTTAAGGTTTTAATAATTGTTTTTTTAGGTCAAATAATCCTGCGGGGATTTATTCAAACAACCTTAGAGCTTGTTGTAGGAAAATGGCTGGGATTATTTTTATCAAGTTTTTTAATAATGGTATTACCACTAATAAATTACCTTGGTTCTTTTAATAGCACAAACTGGCTACTTACCATGATGGGATACTTTGCAATAACTTTAATTACTTCTTATAGCTTTCAACGGACTAGAAATATACTGACACCCACCTTATTAACCATATTATTTAGTTTGGTAATCCCTCATATGTTCTAAACAAAATTAGGCTACCTACAATATCCTGAATTAAATGCACAAAAAGACAGAAGCTTGACTTCTGTCTTTTTGTATTTCTAAAATAATCCTGTTATAACACCTTTTTCGTCAATATCCATTCTAGTAGAAGCAGGGACTTTAGGTAGTCCAGGCATGGTCATTACATCCCCTGTTAAGGCAACTAAGAAACCAGCACCTGCGGAAACCTTGATTTCCCTAACTGTCACCTCAAAACCTTCTGGACGACCTAGTAATGTTGGGTCATCAGATAGGGAATATTGAGTTTTCGCCATACAAATTGGCATTTTATCAAGCCCTAGTTTTTCTAACTGCTTGATGTTAGATTCAGCTTTCTTATCAAAGTTAACACCCTTAGCACCATAAACTTCCTTTGCAATTATAGTGACCTTTTCTTTAATTGAAAGATTTTCGTCATATAAAACTTTGAAATTACTTTGTTTATTTTCCACAAGATTAACTAGTTTTTCTGCTAAGTCAGTACCTCCGTCGCCACCTTTAGCCCAAACTTCCGATTGTGATACTTCTACACCCATCTCTTCACAGCGCTCTTGAATATACTTAACTTCCTTTTGTGTATCAGTTGGGAAGTTGTTTATTGCTACTATCAATGGTACATTGTATTTTTTGACATTCTCTATATGCTTTTCTAGATTCTCAAAACCTTTAGCCAAAGCATCTACGTTTTCTTCTGATAGATTATCTTTCTTAACTCCACCATGCATCTTAAGGGCCCTTACCGTTGCCACGATCACTACAGCGTCGGGTTTAAGTTTTGCGAATCTACACTTAATATCAAAGAATTTTTCTGCGCCTAGGTCAGCACCGAAACCAGCTTCAGTTATTGTATAGTCAGCTAGTTTTAGCCCTAACTTTGTTGCACTAACACTGTTACAGCCATGGGCGATATTTGCAAAAGGGCCACCGTGTATAAATGCAGGGACATTTTCAAGGGTTTGTACTAGGTTTGGCTTAATTGCATCTTTAAGTAGTAAAGCCATTGCACCATTAGCTTTTAGATCTTTAGCAGTTATAGGTTTCTTATCATAGTCGTACCCAACTATGATTTTACCTAGTCTTTCTTTAAGGTCCATTAAGTCGTTTGCTAGACACAAGATAGCCATAACCTCTGAAGCAACAGTTATATCAAATCCATCTTCTCGAGGAACCCCTTGCGCCCTTCCTCCTAGTCCCACAACGATATTCCTTAAAGCTCTCTCATTTAAGTCCATAACCCTTTTAAATATAATTCTCCTAGGGTCAATATTTAGGTCGTTTCCTTGATGAATATGATTATCAAGCATTGCAGCTAGCAAGTTGTGTGCCGTGGTTATAGCATGTAAATCGCCAGTAAAATGAAGGTTAATATCTTCCATTGGGACAACTTGTGAGTATCCCCCACCTGCTGCGCCACCTTTAACCCCCATACAGGGTCCT comes from Alkalicella caledoniensis and encodes:
- a CDS encoding formate--tetrahydrofolate ligase translates to MKTDIEIAQSAKMEPIMDIAKKIGLEPEEVELYGNYKAKVSLKVWDRLKEKPDGKLILVTAINPTPAGEGKSTTTVGLGQGLQKINKKTIIALREPSLGPCMGVKGGAAGGGYSQVVPMEDINLHFTGDLHAITTAHNLLAAMLDNHIHQGNDLNIDPRRIIFKRVMDLNERALRNIVVGLGGRAQGVPREDGFDITVASEVMAILCLANDLMDLKERLGKIIVGYDYDKKPITAKDLKANGAMALLLKDAIKPNLVQTLENVPAFIHGGPFANIAHGCNSVSATKLGLKLADYTITEAGFGADLGAEKFFDIKCRFAKLKPDAVVIVATVRALKMHGGVKKDNLSEENVDALAKGFENLEKHIENVKKYNVPLIVAINNFPTDTQKEVKYIQERCEEMGVEVSQSEVWAKGGDGGTDLAEKLVNLVENKQSNFKVLYDENLSIKEKVTIIAKEVYGAKGVNFDKKAESNIKQLEKLGLDKMPICMAKTQYSLSDDPTLLGRPEGFEVTVREIKVSAGAGFLVALTGDVMTMPGLPKVPASTRMDIDEKGVITGLF
- the nadB gene encoding L-aspartate oxidase, which codes for MPRYLINTKDAEIQVETTDVIIIGAGLAGLYTALRLNKNLSVTIIAKESISDSNTEQAQGGIAAAICKDDSTELHKKDTLSAGHGLCDEKIVEQVVEKGPEAIEALLEFGVPFDTKEGELALTQEGAHSCRRVLHASGDGTGRVIRESLTARVLELENVRVLEDTFAIDIYTQDNISRGVLTKVGHRYKLILAKYVVLASGGAGQLYKNTTNPEVATGDGIAMAYRAGVNIRDLEFIQFHPTALAIDGAPRFLISEAVRGEGAILLNNSKERFMEKYHELLELAPRDIVSRAMAEEMEREVSEYLFLDLSHLTEEKVSKRFPTIYKTCHQYGIKIPTQPIPVAPAAHYIMGGITVDIEGKTNVQRLLACGEVTSSGLHGANRLASNSLLEALVFGGNIADVINKNINEVEISSKFSISETFNFNGETKPREIKKKISKLLWTYAGLKRSKEGLQILISKLEELMEKINVPTEIEDFEAINMLQIGILLAKGALIREESRGGHYRSDFPQTFKKWKKNINFNICKEPWYTDI
- a CDS encoding CPBP family glutamic-type intramembrane protease, whose protein sequence is MSNILISIYKNPVGRTFLGLIFAFLFGISALFLSIFYSSHLGDMSTPYDIKETYKFDSWVINYDFLTLDFPQGGYVVPGYQNDRISSVLIIAEGRMKLDTSDSFKLNSDLTFPMEDTISEVIIPIHHEDFDRLKKDTIFIQEEINYPIDYLKERFDSASDLFFRGNILGVEKIIPPKPRTVLLKINSAQFGYINYKEDSIVTLTSETVGYSFSHPIGHRIYPPKNSSLAMVIYNLLLSLAFLGLIAFLTTDIDNKSPIKTGHLDSLSTTLHMVGFLGYVYLIKWLSITYYLESVILIILYLLPVCYLIYCMITAKVSMDYLGIKKEKVIKSIMVSIVIFYLWFITATFEIFPTSTYDSTSLVKVLIIVFLGQIILRGFIQTTLELVVGKWLGLFLSSFLIMVLPLINYLGSFNSTNWLLTMMGYFAITLITSYSFQRTRNILTPTLLTILFSLVIPHMF
- the nadA gene encoding quinolinate synthase NadA produces the protein MTVRDFTAIQAQIKKLKEEKNAIILAHYYQRPEIQDVADFVGDSFGLSQQAAETDAEVIVFCGVHFMAESAAILSPDKKVLLPEPKAGCPMADMADAEGLKELKKKYPNAAVVGYVNTTAEVKAECDICCTSANVLNVVNSLPNKEIIYVPDKNMADYLSKITDKTIIPWAGYCYTHDRLLQEEVLKAKEEHPESLIVVHPECPKEVVEVADEVTGTSGMFKYIEQSDAKKYIIGTESGLKHALQKKFPEKEFIFPSKNLVCANMKANTLDKILESLQTLEPVITVDEEVRVKARKALDRMLEVK